AGTCAAATTTTTAATCataccttatttttattttcaaaagtcCATGTATATTTTAGACTTGATATATAATGCCATTGATTTGAATAACTAACAAAATGTACTCAAGCATTGTACTTATCAATATAGCCCATATTACCTTGCACTCATGTAGTAGATAAAAGGTGTACATAAGAAAATTTGTATAGGTCAAATTGCtcataaaagctttataaattAAGGCTATCTCTAAAAAGAAttctttaaaagttaaaaaagagagagaaaagataaTGACTTATAAAAACCatgcataaaaaatatttattgaatgaaatgTATACTTAGTTTAGTATGGATAGTCAAATTTAATTAGTTAAGATGAGACTATATCAAGTTTATAAAGTCGAATCCAATTCTAGTTAAGTtgaatcaaattcaaataagataaaagacaAATTATGTTTGAATCAATTTGAGGTTGAACtatattataagttaattaatcaaatcttatttaaattaagtcAAATTGTGTTAAGACAAATTTCGACTCAGATCATACTTGAATCaattaagtgtttaaaattaatataatttttaaaatattttaaattatttagacCCTTGttctaagtatttttaaaaataaaaaatcagagTTAACTCTCATTAgatttaatatgataaaaaatttatttataaaaaaaatgtaaaatttgacatgataattattaatttttaaaattataattaccaACTAAGTTCAAgacttaaaattattataaaaaagataaagatgtagataaaaaaatggttaaaaaaaatactagaatGGATCAAATTTGAGCCCATAAGTGTAGAGAtgttaacataaaaaaacagGGTGTTTCACCTTGCACCTCTAAGCCTGCActccaattttctaaaataccaCTACacctcatttttcttttattaagaaATCCTACACCCATTCctatattagttatttaattattttatttataattatttttaaatttatgtattaaattgtatgaaattataatttaattagaatatttttaaatgttaaaaattttcttttatgaatttattagatttaataaaaatattttgaaaaaataaaattttaaatatatatatcgGATATGAAAATCTGAGCAGAGTTATAGAATGATATCCGATAAACGAACAAATTCGATGttgttttgtaaaaatttaattatattatttgtttatgtGAGATCCCGGTAAATTAGAAGCGTAATTAAGTGTCAAATCAGTATTTATTATGCTGCTGAATCACCTAGTTGCTTCCATGAATGCGCCGCGCCACACGTCCAATGCATTAATTGCGCGCTGCACGCTGCATGCATGAGCGCCACTTGTCACGATGGAAGTTTCTGAAGTCAGAGTGCGTGTGCAGGTGTTGGATCGGGAGACGTTCGTCCGCACGAACGTGGATTTGACAAAaagagttttcaaaaaaaacCCCTCCACTCACCTGtatcactcatcttcttcctcagaaccaaaaccttccattttctctaatctctctctagaaccagtagctcttctctcttctgtaactcatcttcttcttctccgattcACTTTCcagaaccgtaggaacgttcgtccagctgtgatcttccgtttggaccgaacagaatttggaGCGGAACTGGTAAGTCTTCCTTTCTAAGCGTCGTCTTttctggtttcatgcgaaccctagttttggttgcatgcatgggttctaGGTCTGAGTTATTTCGATTTCTGGCATCTTAGATTTACGTGGGAactgttgagcgaaacctggGTGTAAGACGTGGTTAGAGGGAACCCTAAAATCTTGCTTTTGgaagtacactgctatccaggtaagggaagcttacatatatttaaatttatacgtGTATGAGTGTATGAAAGCATGATGTGGGTCGTCTGTATGAAATTTCTGTATACGTGTTTTTCTGGATCTGCATGAACGAACCCTGTTGTGCTGTTATGAATGTTTGCTGATATGATTTCTGGGTTGTTGAACTGCATGCTGGTTGAAACGTATGAGTGATGGATGAATACTATAATGTATGAATTGTTAATATGTTGATTATTGAATATGAATTAATCTGGAAGTGAAAGTATAAAGTTCATCATTTTGAGATTCATTTGAAGTATAAAGTATAAGTTAAATtgttgaaatctggaaaattgTTAAGGTTGAGAAATCTGCACTTAAATCATGTctttgataaatgacgctcgtcactgtacggtcttaaaccgttcggtttcctcttaaaataacttagaatgggattccttcatttggaaagaattctgttcgtgaacgagcgtccctATTTGaatctttgagagcgttcgtccttgatagcgttcggccttatgtcgagcgttcgtctttgatagcgttcggcctcatgtcgagcgttcgtccttgatagcgttcggccttatgtcgagcgttcgtctttaatagcgttcggcctcatgtcgagcgttcgtccttgatagcgttcggccttatgtcgagcgttcgtctttgatagcgttcggcctcatgtcgagcgttcggcctcatgtcgagcgttcggccttatgtcgggcgttcgtctttgatagcgttcggccttatatcgaacgttcgttctaaagCACGCAAAGTCTCCTATCAAGCGCTCGTACAACTGAATAAGTATCTGATtttgaaatagcgttcgtcctgatctcAAACAGCGTTCGTCTATACAGTTgattaacgttcgtcttttagAGAAGTGTAATggagaatgaaaatgtgatgttgaggaAATTATAAACTGGACGAATCATATATGAGGTGAAGttatgatattgatatttgaacgagcgttccaaggaggaacgactctgatttttatttgatattaaatttggtaaagtatgactgtggattagttaagactcgctgtccatcctgatgttccgtgatacgcctcttcaagtagaagggggtattcatgtgtgggaacggcaggaggtccttagtccataagttaacatgggcgacgtaagaacggacttacctcgagtggcagctgtttggtgtatcccagttactacatcactcgggtgcaaggacgcttgtaactacacagattcatacagtccggacggtcggtctagcattagtatatttatgtttgattgatgttATGCCTATATGAGTTGATTGTGTGATGGtttgaataaaaatgttgaagtatgaatttaaattacgtaagcttaccctttcgtttttccattgtgttgtccactgtccatgtacgttcgtcctgtcttgcaatgatcatccgttgtggatgtgagcagatggtggtgcatcccttgaagaaatgctggaagaagaaaatttggacgatgccaatctggtggaagttgaagtaaaggccgagccttagagcgctcgtagaTGTTAGGTTGTAGACGTTAGCtcatttttggacgttcggttacttcttttgtaaaaccgttcgttctgaTTTTTTCCTGTTATTCTGaaacgctcgttattttgtaCTGCAGCCGTTCGGCTTTGAACCCTTGAACTCTGTTTAATTTTAAAGACTGTTTACtgtactgttaattgtaattaattctgatctatggtaattactatattttgggatgttacattagtggtatcagagcagttttgttctcttaaggacGTTGTagggttatgagtgcactgtgtttttgctgtgtgcttattgtatgtttaatgagttattgttatttaaCTCTTGGACATATCTAACGCTCGTTTTTCTTTGTATCCAGAGAacgaatggcacctagactccctcctcccCCGCAGCCTAACGAACCTGAtgcgtccaacaacgctaggttgttggagacggTGATAGACCGCTTACAGCAGCAGAACACGACCCTCATGGAACAAAACGCCACTCTGATGCAGCAAAACCAAGCTGCTATGCAGAGTCTGGAGGCCTCCCGTGCAAATTCTGAAACCACGCAGAGGCAGTTGATGGAGATACTTGCAGCAACTAGAGGTGCGTCTGGAGCATCCTCTTCAAACGCTGCTCAACCAAATGCTGAATGGAGCTTagagagtttcctccaacaccatccggctAAGTTCAGTGGGAAGGGTCTCCCAGATGAAGCAGATCAATGGTTAAGGGATatagagaaaattttcaatgccAAGAGATGCCCAGATGAGAATAGATTAGCGTACGCGGAGTATCTGTTGACGGGAGAAGCAAGTCATTGGTGGACGAGCACGAGAGCCATTCTCGCAGACGCACAACAGTCGGTCACTTGGGAAGTGTTTAGGGctaagttttatgaagaatattttccGGACAGCGTTCGGTTTGCGAAGGAGGTGGAATTTTTAC
This Vigna angularis cultivar LongXiaoDou No.4 chromosome 4, ASM1680809v1, whole genome shotgun sequence DNA region includes the following protein-coding sequences:
- the LOC128196273 gene encoding uncharacterized protein LOC128196273, producing the protein MAPRLPPPPQPNEPDASNNARLLETVIDRLQQQNTTLMEQNATLMQQNQAAMQSLEASRANSETTQRQLMEILAATRGASGASSSNAAQPNAEWSLESFLQHHPAKFSGKGLPDEADQWLRDIEKIFNAKRCPDENRLAYAEYLLTGEASHWWTSTRAILADAQQSVTWEVFRAKFYEEYFPDSVRFAKEVEFLQLVQGGMSVSEYTNKFKHLVRFNTMATSEVWQCRKFENGLRSDLKVLISSLCIRTFPAMVERAKVLERNMAEAERQKRSQQVSRGPIVSRGGAVQRRPPYTRPNQSSQTSGSQAIVPVGQSGQGGVVCFRCGGPHYRSSCPQLVGV